The Sphingopyxis fribergensis DNA segment CGGATCGATTTCGTAAATGCCGTCCTGATGCGCGATTTCGGCGTTGAAGATGGCGTGACCGCGGCCGTCGGCGAACGACATGCCGCCCGCGATGCTGCCCGAATAGTTGAAGCCGTCGCCCTTGTCGGTGAGGCCGATGTCGCCGGTGATGCGCAGCCCCTCCATCTTCTTGTTGAGGACGAAGTTGACGACGCCGGTGACCGCGTCCGAACCATAGGCCGACGAGGCGCCGCCGGTAACGACCTCGACGCGCTCGATCAGCGCCTGCGGGATCGTGTTGATGTCGACCCAGCCGAAGATCGTGGAACCGACCGACCGACGACCATCTACCAGGACAAGCACGCGGCTTTCGCCGAGGTTGCGCATGTTGATCGCATTGATACCCGCCGACCCGTTAGAGATGTTCAGGCGCGAGTTGGCGGGCTTTGTCGATCCGGCAAGTTGGGGCAGTTGGTTGACGAAGTCTGCGATGTTGTTCGACGGCGAGGTGTTCTGGATATCCTCCTGCGTCAGGACCACCACTGGGGTAGGCGCCTGAAAGCCGTCGCGTGCTACACGCGAGCCGGTGACGATGATCTGGTCACCCGATGCCGCTTCGACGCTATCAGCGGGGGCGGTCGCCTCCTGCGCCAGTGCCGGCGCGCCATGCACCAGCGCCAGCGCGGTCATCGCCGCGCCGAAGCGGCCTTTGTGGCCCAGCGGCCGACGAATTCGTCCCATATCACGCATCTAACAGTCCCCTTTTTCCGAATGGCCAAGCCGCACGCCGCCGATGCGTGCCCCGGCGTCGATACGCCGGGTTGGCTTGCCGTCTTTGCCCTACCTGCCGTTTGGCGGATGTTTGGCTCCGCCTTTTTATTTTGTGCTATTCGTCCGTCCCGGTCCGGCCGTCGCCATCGCCGAGGGCGTGGGCGGCCAGTTTCGTGACAGCGAAGTTACAGGGTGGTTGCAGGGGGTCAACAGCTTCGCAGCTAACCCGGCGATATGGACATATAGCCCCAGGGAATAGCGTCGCCGGATGCCGGGCTGATCGGATAGCTTGCAGTTATAGGGCGTAGCCCGGTTGCTATGGCCTTGCGGCGCTTTGCTGCGATAGGGTCGCATTTCGTCATTTCATATCTGATTGGGGAGGGCCTGTTGATCCAGCGCCGCGCGTTTCTTTTGGCTTCGGTTGCGCTTGCCGCGATGCCGGGAAGCCTTTTCGCGAAATCCAGGGTCCAGGGCACCGCGCAAACCATCCGCCTTTCGGGCGCGCGGGCGCCGGTCGAGGTGGTCGAGGACGAGCTCGGCGTGCCGCACGTCCGCGCCGCCTCGCTGCACGACGCTTTCTTTGGGCAGGGCTATCTGGTCGCGCGCGACCGTCTGTTCCAGATCGACATCGACCACCGCCGCGATATGGGGCGACTGGCCGAAGCATTCGGGCCGCAGTTCGTCGCCGCCGACCGGGCGGCGCGGCTCTTCCACTATCGCGGCGACGTCGCCGCCGAACTCGCGGCGCTGCCCGCCGACGTGCTGGAATGTGCACAGGGCTATGTCGCCGGGGTCAACGCCCGGATCGATGAACTCGCGGCCGACCCGTCGGCATTGCCGCTCGAATATGGCATATTGGGGATCAGCCCGCTGCGCTGGGAGGTCACCGATCTGGTGCGGGGACGCGGCATTGGCATGGGCGACGCCGATGACGAGGTGCGCCGCGCGCAGCTTCAGGCGCGCGGGTTGCTCGATGCCGACCAGCTGATGATCCCGCTGCGCCCCGCCTGGTCCTTTACCGTCCCTGATGGGCTCGATTGCGCGGCGGTCAGCGACGCCGATCTTGGCGTCCTCGATCCGTCGAACCGGCCGATCGATTTCGACGCGGTTCAGGAGGCGCGGCTCGACCCCGAAGCGCGCTGGACCGACCGCTTCGCGCTGGGCAGCAACGCATGGACGATCGCGCCGTCGCGGAGCGCAACGGGCCGGCCGATCCTGGCCAACGACCCGCATCTCGGCATCGGCCGCGCCAGTCCGCGGCATATGTGCCACCTGTCGGCGCCGGGGCTCGACGTCATCGGCGCGGGCGCGCCGGGGCTGCCCGGCATCATGCAGGGGCACACCGACCGCTTCGCCTTCGGCCGCACCAATTTCCACATCGACCAGACCGACCTGTTCATCCTGCGCACCAAAGAAGGCGATCCCGGCCGTTATTGGCACAAGGGCGAGTGGAAGGCGTTCGAAACCTTCGAGGACGAGATCCCGGTCAAGGGTGCGCCGAGCGAGCGTGTGACGTTGCGCTATGCCGCGGGCCGCCCGATCGTGTCCGAGGACGCCGCGCGCAGCCGCGCCGTCGCCTTCGCCACGGTCAGCATGCTGCCGGGCGCCAACATGCGTTTTGCGATCATCGCGATCAACCTGTCAAAGGATTGGGCGTCGCTGCGCCAAGCGTTCAAGCTGCATGTGTCGCCGACCAATCTCCATTACGCCGATATCGACGGCAACACCGGCTGGCAGACGATCGGTTTCACGCCGCGCCGGCCGAAGCATGACGGGCTGTTTCCGGCGCCCGGCGACGGCGATTTCGACTGGACGGGCATCTTGCCGGTCGAGGATATGCCCCACGTCTATAACCCGCGCGAAGGCTGGTTCGCCTCGGCCAACCAGATGAACCTGCCGGCGGACTATCCCTATCGCGAGCGGATCATCAGTTTCAGCTGGAGCGATCCGTTCCGCTACAACCGCATCGCCGAGGTGCTGCGCGCGCAGCCGAAGCACCGGATCGCGGACAGCATCGCGCTCCAGCACGATGTTCAGTCGCTTCCGGCGCGTGCGCTGTTGAAGCTGCTTCCTGCCAATCCGACGGCCGAGGCTGCGCCCGCAGTCGCGCTGCTCCGGCGCTGGGATTGCGGGATCGAGGCCGATAGTGCCGCAGCATTGCTTTATGAAATGGTGATGCCGGCGCTATCGACGGACTTTTACGACCGGATCGTGCCCGCGGCGGCGCGCGATCTGATCGCGTCGGTCAATCTGTCGGAAATGCTGCGCATCCTTGCGTCGCCCGACAAGCGCCTGGGCGACGATCCTGCCGCGGCGCGCGATGCGATTATCGACCGCGCGCTGGCGGCGGGATGGAAAAAGGCGGTCGAACTCGGCGGCCCCGACCCGGCGCGCTGGAAATGGGGCGACCTGCACCGCGTGACGATCGCGCATTCGCTGGCGTCGAACCCGGCGATCGCCGCCGCTTTTCCCCGGATCGAGGGCGGCCGCTCGGGCGGCGACGGGACGACGCCGATGGCGCGCGGCTTCAACCCCAAGCGCGGTTTCAACGTGTCGCACGGCGCGAGCTATTTGTTCGTCGCCGACGTCGGCGCGTGGGACAATAGCCGCTTCCTGCTGTTGCCCGGCCAGTCGGCCGACCCCCGCTCGCCGCGTTACCGCGACTTTTATCCGCTCTGGCTGGCGGGCGCGATGCAGCCCCTGTGGTTCAGTCAGGCGGCGGTCGACCGGCATGCGGAAAGCCGACTGGTGCTGACGCCCGCGGCTGGATGACCTAAGCTACCATCCGATCCGTTTGCATCGAGCGAAGTCGAGATGCCCCTCGGCCTTACGCTGTTCGGACTGGTGTCTCGACTTCGCTCGACACGAACAGATACGTCGCGGCCTAAAGCGCTTCGGCGATGGCGACGAGCGCGCGGTCGACCGCGGCAGTGGCCTGACTGTCGGTGCCGTCGGGCATATCGTTGGCCAGCGCCGAGAAGATCAGCGTCCGTCCGCTGCGCGTCGTCAGATAACCCGACAGCGCGCGTGAAGCGTTGAGCGACCCGGTCTTGGCGAAGAGCTTGCCCTCGAGCAGCGTGCCCTTGAAGCGGCTCGCCAATGTGCCGTCGCGCCCAGCGATCGGCAGCGTTTCGCGCCACGCCATGCTCCACGGCTGGCGCGCGATCCAGCTGAGCAGGCCCACGGCGGCGCGCGGGCTGATGCGGTTATAGCTCGACATGCCCGACCCGTCGGCAAAGTGATAGCCGGTCGCGGGCAGCCCCGCCTGTGCCATGACCTTGTACATCACCGCCTGCCCATCGGCGATCGAGCCGCTGCCCGCCTGACGCGCGACGCGGCGCAGCATCAGTTCGGTGTGGAGATTCTGGCTCTCCTTGTTGATCCGCACCATATTTGTCGCAAGCGACGGCGCGGGCAATTCGGCGAGCATGACGGGCTCGGTCGGCAGGATCGCGGCCGCACCCTTGCGCTTGGCGGGATCGTCGGCGGCGGTCAGCGGCCGGTGGCGGACCGCGATGGTGCCGTCGACGCGCACCCCGCGTGCGCGCAGCAACTCGCCAAGGCGCCACGCGGCATAATGCGCGGGATCGTCGATGCCATAACGCAGCGTCAGCGGCGCGGCGTCGGCGCCGACCGTGCCGGTCAGGCGCAGAACGCGGCTGTTCGGCATCCGGAACGCCTCGATCGCCTCGTCCTTGCCGGCGACGGTCGTGACGTGATTTTCGATGGTATAATAGCCGGGCGCCTCGACGCCCGGCGCGGCGCCGACCGCGCCCGGTGCCAGCTTTACCACCAGCTCATTGTCATCAAGCGTCAGCGCCGACGTGCCGGTGCCGTAACGCGACTGGATATTGTTCCAGCTCATCCCCGGACCCCAGCGTTCGTCGGGGAACCAGCTGTCGTCGCCGACGACGTTGCGGACGTGGCGCGTTTTCGCCGCAACCGCGTCGGCGAGCGTTTGCAAGCAAACGTTCTTGCAATCGGCGGCGCTCGACAGCAGCGCGTCGCCGCGGCCGTGCAGCACCACATCGACCGCGCCGTCAGCGTCCGTTTCGAGCCGTACGCCGGTGCCTTTTGCGGTCCGCTGGAGCAAAGGCAGTTCGGCATAGGCGATGGCGGTGGTGAACATCTTGGTGTTCGATGCCGGGATGAAGCGTTGGTCGGGGGCGATCGATACCAGCACTTCGCCGTCGAGCGTCGTGACGAGCATGCCGAAGCGCGAACCCGCAGGCCCTTCGGCCAGTTTCTGTTCGACCGTCGCCCGCAGCGAGGCGGGCGCGGGGCTCGTCTGCGCGTTCGCCGCGGTCAGCGACAGGGATAGCGCAAGCGCGGAGGCGAGGGCGAAGCGTCCAATCGAAGTCGTCATATTATATCCGTTCGTCCCATGCAGTGATGACCTGGTCGCCCACCGCGGGCCGCAGGGTCGCGATGCCGCTGTCGGCGTGGCGGGTCGGATGGACCCGGTTGGTGAGCAGTGTCCATGCAAGACCGCGCTCGAAATCGATCCAGAGGCCAGTGCCAGTGAAGCCGGTATGCCCGATGGTGTCGGCCGAACAGGCGTCGCCGCCATGCCAGCCGGCAAAGGCGCGCTCCCACCCCGCCGTGCGGTGGCGTTCGTCTGCGGTGCGCACCTCGGCCAGCATCGCGGGCGACAGCATCGACCCGTCGAGCATCGCGCGCGCAAAGCCCAGCACGCCGTCGACGGTGCCGAACAGCCCCGCATGGCCCGGTGCGCCGCCGAGCGCGAAGGCATTTTCGTCGTGCACCTCGCCCCGCATTACGCGCCCGCGCCAGCGGCAATCCTCGGTCGCGACCGCCGGGCCGGGCGGCGGGCCAAAGCCGAGGGCCGCGCCGAGCGGCCAGTCCGACAGCGGCGCGCCAGTCAGGCGCTCGATCGCGATGCCGAGCAGGATGAAATTAATGTCCGAATAAACGGGTGGCCCCTGCCGCCATTCGCGTTGCAGGACAAAGGCCCGCAGCCGCGCCGGATCGTCGCCATAGGTATAGATGGGTTCGACCGCGGGCAGGAAGCTGCGGTGCATCAGGCAGTCGCGGAAGGTCAGCCCGCGTTCGGCGGCATTCGCGACATCATATTGGCGGAGGTCGGGGATCGCGTCGGTCAGCGGCCGGTCGAGGTCGAGCCGCCCCGCTTCGGCAAGCGTCAGGATCATTGTGGTGGTCGCGATCACCTTGCTCAGCGAGGCGAGGTCGAACCAGTGGTCGCGCGTCAGGGGCTCGCGTTCGGGGACGAGCGCGGCCATTCCGGCGAAGCGCACCGCGCTCGCGCCATCGGCGCTCACCACGCCGAGCGTGGCGCCGGGGATGCGGCCGCTCTGGGCCGCTTCCAGCGCGGGCGCGAAACCTCGCTCGCAGACCGACTCGATCGTCATGGCGCCGCGCGTGCCCGGACGCGCACAATGATGGGCAGCAGGAAGATCGCGGCAAAGCTCAGTGCGCCTGAGAGCAGGAAGAAGCCGTCATAGCCGATCTCGGTCTGCATCGAGCCTGATGCGCCCGCGAGCAGGCGCGGCAGCAGGAAGGCGAAGCCCGACAGCAGCGCATATTGGGCACCGGGATATTTCGGGCTCACCAGCATCGAAAGATAGACGACGAAGACCGCGCCGGCATAGCCATTGCCGAACTGGTCGACCGCCACCGAGGTATAGAGGACAAAGGCCGAGGGCGCGCTGTGCCACAACCAGACATAGATCCAGTTGCCCGCCGCCGCCGTCACCGCGCCGATCCCGAGCGTCCAGCCGAGCGACATCCGCGTCGACAAAAAGCCGCCGAGCGCGACACCGAGCATGCTCGCGGATAGCGCGACGACGCCGTCGGCGACG contains these protein-coding regions:
- a CDS encoding serine hydrolase domain-containing protein, which codes for MTIESVCERGFAPALEAAQSGRIPGATLGVVSADGASAVRFAGMAALVPEREPLTRDHWFDLASLSKVIATTTMILTLAEAGRLDLDRPLTDAIPDLRQYDVANAAERGLTFRDCLMHRSFLPAVEPIYTYGDDPARLRAFVLQREWRQGPPVYSDINFILLGIAIERLTGAPLSDWPLGAALGFGPPPGPAVATEDCRWRGRVMRGEVHDENAFALGGAPGHAGLFGTVDGVLGFARAMLDGSMLSPAMLAEVRTADERHRTAGWERAFAGWHGGDACSADTIGHTGFTGTGLWIDFERGLAWTLLTNRVHPTRHADSGIATLRPAVGDQVITAWDERI
- a CDS encoding penicillin acylase family protein, producing the protein MIQRRAFLLASVALAAMPGSLFAKSRVQGTAQTIRLSGARAPVEVVEDELGVPHVRAASLHDAFFGQGYLVARDRLFQIDIDHRRDMGRLAEAFGPQFVAADRAARLFHYRGDVAAELAALPADVLECAQGYVAGVNARIDELAADPSALPLEYGILGISPLRWEVTDLVRGRGIGMGDADDEVRRAQLQARGLLDADQLMIPLRPAWSFTVPDGLDCAAVSDADLGVLDPSNRPIDFDAVQEARLDPEARWTDRFALGSNAWTIAPSRSATGRPILANDPHLGIGRASPRHMCHLSAPGLDVIGAGAPGLPGIMQGHTDRFAFGRTNFHIDQTDLFILRTKEGDPGRYWHKGEWKAFETFEDEIPVKGAPSERVTLRYAAGRPIVSEDAARSRAVAFATVSMLPGANMRFAIIAINLSKDWASLRQAFKLHVSPTNLHYADIDGNTGWQTIGFTPRRPKHDGLFPAPGDGDFDWTGILPVEDMPHVYNPREGWFASANQMNLPADYPYRERIISFSWSDPFRYNRIAEVLRAQPKHRIADSIALQHDVQSLPARALLKLLPANPTAEAAPAVALLRRWDCGIEADSAAALLYEMVMPALSTDFYDRIVPAAARDLIASVNLSEMLRILASPDKRLGDDPAAARDAIIDRALAAGWKKAVELGGPDPARWKWGDLHRVTIAHSLASNPAIAAAFPRIEGGRSGGDGTTPMARGFNPKRGFNVSHGASYLFVADVGAWDNSRFLLLPGQSADPRSPRYRDFYPLWLAGAMQPLWFSQAAVDRHAESRLVLTPAAG
- the dacB gene encoding D-alanyl-D-alanine carboxypeptidase/D-alanyl-D-alanine endopeptidase → MTTSIGRFALASALALSLSLTAANAQTSPAPASLRATVEQKLAEGPAGSRFGMLVTTLDGEVLVSIAPDQRFIPASNTKMFTTAIAYAELPLLQRTAKGTGVRLETDADGAVDVVLHGRGDALLSSAADCKNVCLQTLADAVAAKTRHVRNVVGDDSWFPDERWGPGMSWNNIQSRYGTGTSALTLDDNELVVKLAPGAVGAAPGVEAPGYYTIENHVTTVAGKDEAIEAFRMPNSRVLRLTGTVGADAAPLTLRYGIDDPAHYAAWRLGELLRARGVRVDGTIAVRHRPLTAADDPAKRKGAAAILPTEPVMLAELPAPSLATNMVRINKESQNLHTELMLRRVARQAGSGSIADGQAVMYKVMAQAGLPATGYHFADGSGMSSYNRISPRAAVGLLSWIARQPWSMAWRETLPIAGRDGTLASRFKGTLLEGKLFAKTGSLNASRALSGYLTTRSGRTLIFSALANDMPDGTDSQATAAVDRALVAIAEAL